A single Comamonas sp. NLF-1-9 DNA region contains:
- the trxA gene encoding thioredoxin TrxA — MASELIKHVSDASFEADVLKSSSPVLVDYWAEWCGPCKMIAPVLDEVAGIYEGKLTIAKMNVDDNREVPAKFSIRGIPTLMIFKDGQLAATKVGAMSKAQLTAFIDQTLA, encoded by the coding sequence ATGGCCAGCGAATTGATCAAACACGTCTCGGACGCCAGCTTCGAAGCCGACGTTCTCAAGTCCTCTTCCCCGGTGCTGGTGGACTACTGGGCCGAGTGGTGCGGCCCCTGCAAGATGATCGCTCCGGTGCTCGACGAAGTCGCCGGCATCTACGAGGGAAAGCTCACCATCGCCAAGATGAACGTGGACGATAACCGCGAAGTGCCCGCCAAGTTCAGTATCCGCGGAATTCCCACGCTGATGATCTTCAAGGACGGCCAGCTCGCCGCCACCAAGGTGGGCGCGATGAGCAAGGCACAGCTGACCGCCTTCATCGACCAGACCCTGGCCTGA
- a CDS encoding PD-(D/E)XK nuclease family protein translates to MVAARAGRPAPPAGPWPRWLDEVHAQALGRGAHLARTVVLLPYTHLLPVASAAWAERFAGYMPRFQTTRSWAAEAGAFIAGARDLCFDHARDLLTARELLAHAGLGAQAPALAGRLLELARQLAPLAAAQPPAQRADWLARTSALLPAVHDGPLRLEGALARIAAAWLATSSFATDVLFEPALARQTDLLVVVPGLRSEPLLQALSAHWGDKALTLALGAPAAADTVAVHLALDAEDEAERAAACVLRHLHEGRAPVALVAIDRLLVRRVNALLGSAGVHAATGLRDETGWKLSTTHAGACVLALLRAGAPRASSDEVLDWIKLAPAWAPLDHRRLEQRLRKHAVRNWQAAAALLPGDPLVQQMQALRAELLARRPLMQWLSDLRAALVRCGLWPWLQADAAGAGVIEALGLDDAALERWQAWAGARAPMSCAGFTRWTSEVLEQVNFQPAAAGAARVVVLPLAQLLGRSFPALVLAGADERHLPAAPEPPGPWSAAQRQALGLPAREDLQREQALAWALALSAAQVDVLHRRADESGEPVLASPLVQALRLTPGLHLQEGSDARIARALAPMPTARPRAVGRKLPMQPLSASSYEQLRSCPYRFFALRQLGLQDEGELDVDVDKRDWGIWVHALLRHFHEALQRDPATERLALMEAAAHEATRMLGLQGDRGEFLPFEVAWPPLRDAYLAWLQAHEAGGARFSAAEVDVRVQRGPLQLRGRIDRVDTLADGTVLLIDYKTEALGKTRARTKAGSEETQLPFYALLSDAEAPRAAYLNLAEREQPSLHDLPELQRLAAALQVGMARDMQRIAEGAPLSALGEGSVCDWCEVRGLCRKDFWHE, encoded by the coding sequence ATGGTTGCTGCGCGCGCCGGCCGGCCGGCGCCGCCTGCAGGCCCCTGGCCGCGCTGGCTGGACGAGGTGCACGCGCAGGCCCTTGGTCGCGGCGCGCACCTGGCGCGCACCGTGGTGCTGCTGCCCTATACCCATCTGCTGCCGGTGGCCAGCGCCGCCTGGGCCGAGCGCTTTGCGGGCTACATGCCGCGTTTTCAGACCACGCGCAGCTGGGCGGCCGAGGCCGGCGCCTTCATTGCCGGCGCGCGCGACCTGTGCTTCGACCATGCGCGCGACCTCCTGACCGCGCGCGAACTGCTGGCGCACGCCGGCCTGGGCGCGCAGGCGCCGGCGCTCGCAGGCCGCTTGCTGGAGCTCGCCCGGCAGCTCGCCCCCTTGGCCGCCGCGCAGCCCCCCGCCCAGCGCGCCGACTGGCTGGCGCGCACCAGCGCGCTGCTGCCCGCAGTGCACGATGGGCCGCTGCGCCTGGAGGGCGCGCTCGCGCGCATTGCGGCCGCCTGGCTGGCGACTTCAAGCTTTGCCACCGACGTGCTGTTTGAGCCGGCTCTCGCGCGCCAGACCGATCTGCTGGTCGTCGTGCCCGGCCTGCGCAGCGAGCCCTTGCTCCAGGCCCTGAGCGCGCACTGGGGCGACAAGGCGCTGACGCTGGCGCTCGGGGCGCCGGCCGCCGCGGACACGGTGGCCGTGCACCTGGCACTGGACGCGGAGGACGAGGCCGAGCGCGCCGCTGCCTGCGTGCTGCGCCACCTGCACGAGGGCCGCGCCCCGGTGGCGCTGGTTGCCATCGATCGCCTGCTGGTGCGCCGTGTCAATGCGCTGCTCGGCAGCGCCGGCGTGCACGCCGCCACGGGGCTGCGCGACGAGACCGGCTGGAAGCTTTCGACCACCCACGCGGGCGCCTGCGTGCTGGCGCTCTTGCGCGCCGGCGCGCCGCGCGCGTCCAGCGACGAGGTACTCGACTGGATCAAACTCGCGCCCGCTTGGGCGCCGCTCGACCACCGGCGCCTGGAGCAGCGATTGCGCAAGCACGCGGTGCGCAATTGGCAGGCCGCTGCCGCGCTGCTGCCGGGCGACCCCTTGGTGCAACAGATGCAGGCGCTGCGCGCCGAACTGCTGGCACGCCGCCCGCTGATGCAGTGGCTGAGCGATCTGCGCGCCGCGCTGGTGCGTTGCGGCCTTTGGCCTTGGCTGCAGGCCGACGCGGCCGGCGCCGGCGTGATCGAGGCGCTGGGCCTGGACGACGCAGCGCTGGAGCGCTGGCAGGCCTGGGCCGGCGCACGGGCGCCCATGTCCTGCGCCGGCTTCACGCGCTGGACCAGCGAGGTGCTGGAGCAGGTCAACTTCCAGCCTGCCGCGGCCGGGGCGGCGCGCGTCGTCGTGCTGCCGCTGGCGCAGCTGCTGGGGCGCAGCTTCCCGGCCCTGGTGCTGGCGGGTGCCGACGAGCGCCACCTGCCTGCCGCGCCCGAGCCGCCCGGCCCGTGGAGCGCGGCGCAGCGCCAGGCGCTGGGCCTGCCCGCGCGCGAAGACCTGCAGCGCGAGCAGGCCCTGGCCTGGGCGCTGGCGCTGTCGGCCGCGCAGGTGGACGTGCTGCACCGCCGCGCCGACGAAAGCGGCGAGCCGGTGCTCGCTTCGCCCCTGGTGCAAGCACTGCGGCTCACGCCCGGTCTGCATCTGCAAGAGGGCAGCGATGCGCGCATCGCGCGGGCGCTGGCGCCCATGCCCACTGCCCGCCCGCGCGCCGTGGGCCGGAAGCTGCCGATGCAGCCGCTTTCGGCCAGCAGCTACGAGCAACTGCGCAGCTGCCCTTACCGCTTCTTTGCGCTGCGCCAGCTCGGCTTGCAGGACGAGGGCGAGCTCGACGTCGATGTGGACAAGCGCGACTGGGGCATCTGGGTGCATGCGCTGCTGCGCCACTTCCACGAAGCGCTGCAGCGCGACCCCGCAACCGAGCGCCTGGCGCTGATGGAAGCCGCCGCGCACGAGGCCACGCGCATGCTCGGACTGCAGGGCGATCGGGGCGAATTCCTGCCCTTCGAGGTGGCCTGGCCGCCGCTGCGCGATGCCTATCTCGCCTGGCTGCAGGCGCACGAGGCGGGCGGCGCACGTTTCAGCGCCGCCGAGGTGGACGTCCGCGTGCAGCGCGGCCCGCTGCAGTTGCGCGGGCGCATCGACCGCGTCGATACGCTGGCCGACGGCACCGTGCTGCTGATCGACTACAAGACCGAGGCGCTGGGCAAGACCCGAGCGCGCACCAAGGCCGGCAGCGAAGAGACGCAGCTGCCGTTTTACGCGCTGCTCTCGGACGCCGAGGCGCCGCGCGCCGCCTACCTCAACCTGGCCGAGCGCGAGCAGCCCAGCCTGCACGACCTGCCCGAACTGCAGCGCCTGGCGGCCGCACTGCAGGTGGGCAT